One Ictalurus punctatus breed USDA103 chromosome 10, Coco_2.0, whole genome shotgun sequence genomic region harbors:
- the smim7 gene encoding small integral membrane protein 7, which produces MIGDLLIFGTLLMNAGAVLNFKLKRKQTQTHGFGDDPGRSTTGENIREFLLSLRYFRIFIALWNIFMMFCMILLFGS; this is translated from the exons ATGATCGGCGATCTGTTAATTttcgg CACGTTGCTAATGAACGCAGGGGCggttttaaactttaaact GAAAAGGAAACAGACCCAAACGCACGGATTCGGGGATGATCCGGGCCGATCAACTACAG GTGAAAACATCCGGGAGTTTTTACTCAGTCTGCGCTACTTCCGCATTTTTATAGCGCTGTGGAACATCTTCATGATGTTCTGTATGATCCT GTTATTCGGATCATAA
- the tmem38a gene encoding trimeric intracellular cation channel type A has translation MEVMDALNLGEFAQYFSKIPTFPLFDLAYYIVSILYLKYEPGSVEVSRRSPVASWLCAMLYCFGSYILADIMLGHSPIDYFHNNSHIILASAVWYLIFYCPLNLFYKCVAFLPIKLVLVGMKEVVRTHKIAAGVHHAHHAYHHGYFIMIITGYVKGSGVALMSNFEQLLRGVWRPETNEILNMSFPTKASLYGAILFTLQEVHWLPVSKSTLICIFTLFMATSKVVMTARHSHGSPFTLVESWVSHLLFGSPLAVEDAHNHHHTAPAAASAPASPAKSKEELSEGTRKRKAKKAE, from the exons ATGGAGGTAATGGACGCCTTAAATCTGGGCGAATTTGCCCAATATTTCTCGAAAATTCCCACGTTTCCTCTGTTTGATCTGGCCTATTACATCGTCTCCATACTCTACCTCAAGTATGAGCCGG GCTCAGTGGAGGTTTCCCGCAGAAGCCCTGTGGCCTCCTGGCTCTGTGCAATGCTCTACTGCTTTGGGAGCTACATCCTAGCAGACATCATGCTCGGACACAGCCCCATCGACTATTTCCATAATAACAGCCACATCATCCTGGCCTCAGCTGTATG GTATCTTATCTTCTACTGCCCGCTTAATTTGTTCTACAAATGTGTCGCATTCCTGCCCATTAAGCTCGTGCTAGTAGGTATGAAGGAAGTAGTCCGTACTCACAAAATCGCTGCAGGAGTCCACCACGCTCATCATGCCTATCACCATGGCTATTTCATCATGATCATCACTGGTTATGTCAAGG GATCTGGAGTAGCTCTCATGTCAAATTTTGAGCAACTGTTGCGTGGAGTGTGGAGGCCAGAGACCAATGAAATTCTCAACATGTCATT CCCAACTAAAGCCAGTCTGTATGGAGCCATTCTGTTTACACTGCAGGAGGTGCACTGGCTTCCTGTGTCTAAGAGCACCCTTATCTGTATCTTCACTCTTTTCATGGCTACTTCTAAG GTGGTTATGACCGCTCGCCACTCTCACGGATCTCCCTTCACTCTCGTCGAGTCATGGGTGTCCCACCTGCTCTTCGGATCTCCACTTGCTGTTGAAGATGCTCATAATCACCACCACACTGCCCCGGCTGCAGCCTCTGCCCCTGCCTCTCCAGCCAAAAGCAAGGAGGAATTAAGTGAAGGCACTCGCAAGAGAAAAGCCAAGAAAGCAGAGTAG